Proteins found in one Pseudomonas mosselii genomic segment:
- a CDS encoding methyl-accepting chemotaxis protein, with translation MLLRDMKIGKRAACLFTLLAALVLSMGSVALYETQQMDSATDEIRINWLPAVIALNEVGASLTQERAATLRTALEDGTSEGASIQLLNRIDEALRQSLRAYEATIDGEEDRALFNAFIAARKRYADLQQQVLGHISEGRMAEARRQISGPLLQRADQMMETMAALVAFNYRGAQAASQRSSDVGDDAFRVLVVSLVLIILVLVVIAVLFTRSLVAPLTEAVAVAEGIATGDLTQKIAVVGHDEPAMLLHALRRMQQSLRETIGKIAASSDRLASASEELHTVTEDTSRGLQQQSTEIDQAATAVNQMTSAVEEVASNAVSTAEASQGADQATREGRDQVNQALASIQHLVDDVTGTAEEIEQLANSANEITRVLDVIGSIAGQTNLLALNAAIEAARAGEAGRGFAVVADEVRALAHRTQQSTAEIEQMIGGIQGGTERAVSAMHSSQGRASGTLEVAQAAGQALELIARTIASINQRNLVIASATEQQAQVAREVDRNLVNIRDLALQTTTGANQTSASAQDLSQLALELNGLIAQFKV, from the coding sequence ATGCTTCTACGAGACATGAAAATCGGCAAACGGGCAGCCTGCCTGTTCACCCTACTGGCTGCTCTCGTCCTGTCCATGGGAAGCGTCGCGCTCTATGAGACCCAGCAGATGGACAGCGCCACCGACGAAATCCGTATCAACTGGCTTCCGGCTGTGATCGCACTCAACGAGGTCGGCGCCAGCCTCACCCAGGAACGCGCCGCCACCCTGCGCACAGCCTTGGAGGATGGCACCAGCGAGGGGGCTAGCATCCAGTTGCTCAACCGCATCGACGAGGCTTTGCGCCAGAGCCTGCGGGCGTACGAGGCGACTATCGACGGAGAAGAGGACCGTGCCCTGTTCAATGCCTTCATCGCGGCGCGCAAACGGTACGCCGACCTGCAGCAGCAGGTACTGGGACACATCAGCGAGGGCCGCATGGCTGAAGCCAGGCGACAGATCAGCGGCCCGCTGCTCCAGCGGGCCGACCAGATGATGGAGACAATGGCGGCATTGGTGGCCTTCAACTACCGAGGTGCGCAAGCCGCCTCACAACGAAGCAGCGATGTCGGCGACGATGCCTTCCGCGTACTCGTCGTTTCACTGGTGCTGATCATCCTGGTACTGGTCGTCATCGCCGTGCTGTTCACCCGCAGTTTGGTTGCGCCCCTGACCGAGGCCGTTGCCGTGGCCGAGGGTATCGCCACCGGTGACCTGACCCAAAAGATCGCGGTGGTCGGCCACGACGAGCCGGCGATGCTGCTGCACGCCCTGCGGCGCATGCAACAGAGCCTGCGCGAGACCATCGGCAAGATCGCCGCGTCCTCCGATCGTCTGGCTTCGGCCTCCGAAGAGCTGCACACCGTCACCGAGGACACAAGCCGCGGCCTGCAGCAGCAAAGCACCGAGATAGACCAGGCCGCCACAGCGGTCAATCAGATGACCAGCGCCGTCGAGGAAGTGGCAAGCAATGCCGTGAGCACTGCCGAGGCCTCACAGGGCGCCGACCAGGCCACCCGTGAAGGCCGAGACCAGGTCAACCAGGCACTCGCCTCGATCCAGCACCTGGTCGACGATGTCACCGGCACGGCGGAAGAGATCGAACAATTGGCCAACAGCGCCAACGAGATTACCCGGGTACTGGATGTGATCGGTTCGATCGCCGGACAGACCAACCTGCTGGCCCTCAACGCCGCCATCGAAGCCGCTCGCGCCGGTGAGGCCGGTCGTGGTTTTGCGGTGGTTGCCGACGAGGTGCGTGCCTTGGCACATCGCACCCAACAGTCGACCGCCGAAATCGAGCAGATGATCGGGGGTATCCAGGGCGGCACCGAGCGTGCGGTCAGCGCCATGCACAGCAGCCAGGGCCGCGCCAGCGGTACCCTGGAGGTGGCGCAAGCGGCCGGTCAGGCCCTGGAGCTCATCGCCCGGACCATCGCCTCGATCAACCAGCGCAACCTGGTGATCGCCAGTGCCACGGAGCAACAGGCCCAGGTGGCGCGCGAAGTGGATCGCAACCTGGTGAACATCCGCGACCTGGCGCTGCAGACAACGACCGGGGCCAACCAGACCAGCGCCTCGGCCCAGGACCTGTCGCAATTGGCGCTGGAGCTGAACGGCCTGATCGCGCAGTTCAAGGTCTGA